In Brevibacterium zhoupengii, the following are encoded in one genomic region:
- a CDS encoding SRPBCC family protein, with protein MSDDSIFSGLKDQAADYAKTLGRKAIKSAGDKVDKLSDRFDGSSDSMGAAAQAGAEEIAEGKSPAKAALSAATEGAKDKIKGVFGGGSSGGSGGSGDFKFSNIIETADVGVPLSVAYNAFTMFENWPDFMKKVENVERTDDVKISVKGQAVWSHRTWEATIIEQVPDSHIVWESTGDKGYISGAVSFHEVAPRLTRIIASGEYHKQGFVEGVGALWFTVPRRFRLELKFFVHHVMNEIMIDQDGVEGWRGEIRDSELVMSHEDALEEEQAQAEADEAEADEAEEEEYEDAAPYEEDEEPREEGEPEDETEPVDDEDAEGEYVDEPVDEESEEEYVDEPAEEELVEDGEPVEEEEIDDAGEPVEYEEGEPEEYEEATEDESGRN; from the coding sequence GTGAGTGATGACTCCATTTTCAGCGGCTTGAAGGATCAAGCGGCGGACTACGCCAAGACCCTGGGCCGCAAGGCGATCAAGTCTGCCGGTGACAAGGTCGATAAGCTGTCTGACCGGTTTGACGGTTCATCGGACTCCATGGGCGCGGCTGCCCAAGCCGGGGCCGAAGAGATTGCGGAAGGAAAATCGCCGGCCAAGGCGGCTCTGTCCGCAGCGACCGAAGGTGCCAAGGACAAGATCAAGGGTGTCTTCGGCGGGGGATCTTCCGGCGGTTCCGGTGGCTCCGGCGATTTCAAGTTCTCGAACATCATCGAGACGGCCGATGTCGGTGTGCCGCTGTCAGTCGCGTACAACGCGTTCACAATGTTCGAGAACTGGCCCGACTTCATGAAGAAGGTCGAGAACGTCGAACGCACGGATGACGTGAAGATCAGCGTCAAGGGCCAGGCCGTCTGGTCCCACCGCACGTGGGAGGCCACGATCATCGAGCAGGTCCCGGACTCGCACATCGTCTGGGAATCGACCGGTGACAAGGGCTACATCAGCGGCGCCGTCTCCTTCCACGAGGTGGCTCCCAGGCTCACCCGCATCATCGCGAGCGGCGAATACCACAAACAGGGATTCGTCGAGGGAGTCGGTGCCCTCTGGTTCACAGTGCCTCGCAGATTCCGGCTCGAACTGAAGTTCTTCGTTCATCACGTGATGAACGAGATCATGATCGATCAGGACGGCGTCGAAGGATGGCGTGGCGAGATCCGCGACAGCGAACTTGTCATGTCACACGAGGATGCTCTCGAAGAGGAGCAGGCTCAGGCTGAGGCCGACGAGGCTGAGGCCGACGAGGCTGAGGAAGAGGAGTACGAGGACGCTGCGCCCTATGAAGAGGACGAAGAGCCTCGTGAAGAAGGCGAGCCCGAAGACGAAACCGAGCCGGTAGACGACGAAGACGCTGAAGGCGAATACGTCGACGAACCTGTCGACGAGGAGTCGGAAGAAGAATACGTTGACGAGCCAGCCGAAGAGGAACTTGTCGAAGACGGAGAGCCCGTCGAAGAGGAGGAGATCGACGACGCAGGCGAGCCTGTGGAGTATGAAGAGGGCGAGCCAGAAGAGTACGAAGAAGCAACCGAAGACGAAAGCGGACGCAACTGA
- a CDS encoding baeRF2 domain-containing protein — protein sequence MMNFENLRTVYDNQGPFATVYLEGRSPAADAEKQVRLRWDELRENLANTGAADEILQHLDDTLIVEDITEVQTDGRIVVANAAGVVLDEHWDAALGTGDTAHYGQVPELGAYVREGCRLVDMVLVIANQEGATIRELRVSPQHEATQQDESVVSGDNDEDIHAPRQGALSHNQIRRRADEIVKDNARAVADHVDEIVRAREPDLVVVAGEVQGRTAVKAELSARVTELLEETDQGGTDDDSAEDALYDALKSLASDRVQAKQTEDVENLSYSKAHDLAVEGHEKVSQAVQRGAVATVLLNYDVGSEGEGAILADAVLSSAGFGLVDADVADGIAAILRYDAATALAD from the coding sequence ATGATGAACTTCGAAAATCTACGCACTGTATATGACAACCAGGGTCCCTTCGCCACCGTGTATCTGGAAGGGCGTTCTCCTGCTGCCGATGCCGAGAAGCAGGTGCGGCTGAGGTGGGATGAGCTCCGTGAGAACCTCGCGAACACTGGCGCGGCAGACGAGATCCTTCAGCACCTCGACGACACATTGATCGTCGAAGACATCACTGAAGTTCAGACCGATGGGCGGATCGTCGTCGCCAACGCGGCGGGAGTCGTCCTCGACGAGCACTGGGATGCCGCTCTCGGCACCGGTGACACCGCACATTACGGACAGGTCCCCGAGCTGGGTGCCTATGTCCGTGAAGGATGCCGCCTGGTCGATATGGTCCTCGTCATCGCCAACCAGGAGGGTGCGACCATCCGCGAGCTGCGAGTATCCCCACAACACGAGGCGACGCAGCAGGATGAGTCAGTCGTCAGCGGTGACAACGACGAGGACATTCATGCACCACGTCAGGGTGCGCTCTCGCACAACCAGATCCGACGTCGGGCCGACGAAATCGTCAAAGACAACGCTCGCGCAGTTGCTGACCACGTCGATGAGATTGTTCGCGCCCGCGAACCAGACCTCGTTGTCGTGGCCGGCGAGGTACAGGGCCGCACCGCAGTGAAGGCCGAGCTTTCGGCCCGAGTCACCGAACTCCTCGAAGAAACAGATCAGGGAGGCACGGATGACGACTCTGCAGAAGATGCCCTCTACGACGCCCTGAAATCGCTGGCTTCCGACCGTGTCCAGGCGAAGCAGACCGAAGATGTGGAGAACCTGTCCTATAGCAAGGCTCACGACCTGGCGGTGGAAGGACACGAGAAGGTCTCTCAAGCCGTTCAGCGGGGAGCCGTGGCAACTGTGCTCCTCAACTACGATGTCGGTTCCGAAGGTGAAGGAGCGATTCTGGCTGACGCTGTGCTGTCCTCCGCTGGCTTCGGACTTGTCGACGCTGACGTCGCCGACGGAATAGCAGCGATCCTGCGCTACGACGCAGCCACAGCCCTGGCCGACTGA